The following proteins are encoded in a genomic region of Rattus rattus isolate New Zealand chromosome 2, Rrattus_CSIRO_v1, whole genome shotgun sequence:
- the Prrt2 gene encoding proline-rich transmembrane protein 2 isoform X2 yields MAASSSEVSEMKGVEDSSNTHSEGPRHSEEGLGPVQVVAEIPDQPEALQSGPDTTAAPVDSGPKAELAPETTETPVETPETVQATDLSVNPGEDSKACPSPKEACQEPASRPEVNREATAEQGSEQQSAAPPEPTSEQALQLNTQSDPQPTSQPPPKPPLQAEPPTQENPTTEVLTESTGEKQENGAVVPLQAGDGEEGPAPQPHSPPSTKTPPANGAPPRVLQKLVEEDRIGRAHGGHPGSPRGSLSRHPSSQLAGPGVEGGEGTQKPRDYIILAILSCFCPMWPVNIVAFAYAVMSRNSLQQGDVDGAQRLGRVAKLLSIVALVGGVLIIIASCVINLGVYK; encoded by the exons ATGGCAGCCAGTAGCTCTGAGGTCTCTGAGATGAAGGGGGTAGAAGACAGTTCCAACACCCACTCAGAAGGTCCCAGGCATTCTGAAGAAGGACTGGGTCCTGTCCAGGTTGTAGCAGAGATCCCAGACCAGCCAGAGGCCCTTCAGTCAGGCCCAGACACCACTGCAGCCCCTGTGGACTCAGGGCCTAAGGCTGAGCTGGCACCAGAAACCACAGAGACCCCAGTTGAAACCCCAGAAACAGTCCAGGCCACAGACCTCAGCGTAAACCCAGGAGAAGACTCCAAAGCCTGCCCCAGCCCCAAAGAGGCATGCCAAGAGCCGGCATCCAGACCAGAGGTGAACAGAGAGGCTACAGCAGAGCAAGGGTCTGAACAGCAGTCTGCAGCCCCTCCTGAGCCAACCTCAGAGCAGGCTTTGCAGCTAAATACCCAGTCAGACCCTCAGCCAACTTCCCAGCCTCCTCCTAAACCACCCCTTCAGGCAGAGCCCCCCACCCAAGAGAACCCTACCACAGAGGTCCTGACAGAAAGTACaggggaaaaacaagaaaatggagcAGTGGTTCCCCTTCAGGCTGGTGATGGGGAAGAGGGCCCAGCCCCCCAGCCTCACTCACCACCCTCAACTAAAACACCTCCAGCCAATGGGGCACCCCCCCGTGTGCTGCAGAAGCTGGTTGAGGAAGACAGAATAGGAAGGGCTCATGGTGGGCATCCAGGATCTCCTCGAGGTAGCCTAAGCCGTCATCCCAGCTCCCAGCTGGCAGGTCCTGGGGTGGAAGGGGGTGAAGGCACCCAGAAACCTCGGGACTATATCATCCTTGCCATCCTGTCCTGCTTCTGCCCCATGTGGCCTGTCAACATTGTGGCCTTCGCTTATGCCGTCATG tCCCGGAACAGCCTGCAACAGGGGGACGTGGATGGGGCTCAACGTCTGGGTCGAGTAGCCAAGCTCTTAAGCATCGTGGCGCTGGTTGGGGGGGTCCTCATCATCATCGCCTCCTGCGTCATCAACTTAGGCG tGTATAAGTGA
- the Prrt2 gene encoding proline-rich transmembrane protein 2 isoform X1, with translation MAASSSEVSEMKGVEDSSNTHSEGPRHSEEGLGPVQVVAEIPDQPEALQSGPDTTAAPVDSGPKAELAPETTETPVETPETVQATDLSVNPGEDSKACPSPKEACQEPASRPEVNREATAEQGSEQQSAAPPEPTSEQALQLNTQSDPQPTSQPPPKPPLQAEPPTQENPTTEVLTESTGEKQENGAVVPLQAGDGEEGPAPQPHSPPSTKTPPANGAPPRVLQKLVEEDRIGRAHGGHPGSPRGSLSRHPSSQLAGPGVEGGEGTQKPRDYIILAILSCFCPMWPVNIVAFAYAVMSRNSLQQGDVDGAQRLGRVAKLLSIVALVGGVLIIIASCVINLGVLTTTEPPRAISLRLRTAILRSQGGGF, from the exons ATGGCAGCCAGTAGCTCTGAGGTCTCTGAGATGAAGGGGGTAGAAGACAGTTCCAACACCCACTCAGAAGGTCCCAGGCATTCTGAAGAAGGACTGGGTCCTGTCCAGGTTGTAGCAGAGATCCCAGACCAGCCAGAGGCCCTTCAGTCAGGCCCAGACACCACTGCAGCCCCTGTGGACTCAGGGCCTAAGGCTGAGCTGGCACCAGAAACCACAGAGACCCCAGTTGAAACCCCAGAAACAGTCCAGGCCACAGACCTCAGCGTAAACCCAGGAGAAGACTCCAAAGCCTGCCCCAGCCCCAAAGAGGCATGCCAAGAGCCGGCATCCAGACCAGAGGTGAACAGAGAGGCTACAGCAGAGCAAGGGTCTGAACAGCAGTCTGCAGCCCCTCCTGAGCCAACCTCAGAGCAGGCTTTGCAGCTAAATACCCAGTCAGACCCTCAGCCAACTTCCCAGCCTCCTCCTAAACCACCCCTTCAGGCAGAGCCCCCCACCCAAGAGAACCCTACCACAGAGGTCCTGACAGAAAGTACaggggaaaaacaagaaaatggagcAGTGGTTCCCCTTCAGGCTGGTGATGGGGAAGAGGGCCCAGCCCCCCAGCCTCACTCACCACCCTCAACTAAAACACCTCCAGCCAATGGGGCACCCCCCCGTGTGCTGCAGAAGCTGGTTGAGGAAGACAGAATAGGAAGGGCTCATGGTGGGCATCCAGGATCTCCTCGAGGTAGCCTAAGCCGTCATCCCAGCTCCCAGCTGGCAGGTCCTGGGGTGGAAGGGGGTGAAGGCACCCAGAAACCTCGGGACTATATCATCCTTGCCATCCTGTCCTGCTTCTGCCCCATGTGGCCTGTCAACATTGTGGCCTTCGCTTATGCCGTCATG tCCCGGAACAGCCTGCAACAGGGGGACGTGGATGGGGCTCAACGTCTGGGTCGAGTAGCCAAGCTCTTAAGCATCGTGGCGCTGGTTGGGGGGGTCCTCATCATCATCGCCTCCTGCGTCATCAACTTAGGCG